From the Sinorhizobium garamanticum genome, one window contains:
- a CDS encoding RidA family protein: MTQRDAVFPANRHALYEAHGYSAAIRSGGLLFVSGQVGSRSDGTPEPDFKRQVQLAFENLRATLDAAGCTFDDIVDVTTFHTDPENQFETIMAVKNHIFDKPPYPNWTAIGVNWLAGFDFEIKVIARIPENA, translated from the coding sequence ATGACACAGCGCGACGCAGTATTCCCTGCCAATCGGCATGCCCTCTACGAAGCCCACGGCTATTCGGCTGCGATCCGCTCCGGGGGCCTTCTGTTTGTTTCGGGGCAGGTCGGCAGCCGCTCCGATGGAACTCCCGAGCCTGACTTCAAACGCCAGGTACAATTGGCCTTTGAAAACCTGCGGGCTACATTAGACGCGGCAGGCTGCACTTTCGACGATATCGTCGATGTGACCACGTTCCATACGGATCCCGAGAACCAGTTTGAAACCATCATGGCGGTCAAGAATCACATATTCGATAAACCGCCGTACCCGAACTGGACCGCAATCGGGGTGAACTGGCTTGCGGGTTTCGATTTCGAGATCAAGGTCATCGCGCGCATTCCTGAAAACGCATAG
- a CDS encoding TetR/AcrR family transcriptional regulator — MAAKRAETMEANRAKLIAAARKAFAEKGYAAASMDDLTAEVGLTRGALYHNFGDKRGLLAAVVNQIDAEMATRAQEMGAHSEDEWEGLMAEGVAYIEMALDPEVQRIVLLDGPAVLGDPSQWPTQNSCLQATRRTVERLMEQGIMKPMDAEAAARLLNGAALNAALWIAASDDPKDVLPKAIEAFRSLATGLLAKSM; from the coding sequence ATGGCCGCGAAACGAGCTGAGACGATGGAAGCGAACCGCGCAAAGCTGATCGCGGCCGCGCGAAAGGCCTTTGCCGAAAAGGGTTACGCCGCGGCTTCAATGGACGATCTGACCGCTGAGGTGGGGTTGACCCGGGGGGCGCTCTACCACAATTTCGGGGACAAGCGCGGGCTTCTGGCGGCCGTTGTCAATCAGATCGACGCAGAGATGGCAACGCGGGCGCAGGAGATGGGCGCCCACTCAGAAGACGAGTGGGAAGGACTGATGGCCGAAGGGGTGGCCTACATCGAAATGGCGCTCGATCCTGAAGTGCAGCGTATCGTTCTGCTGGACGGGCCGGCGGTCCTTGGTGATCCATCGCAATGGCCCACTCAGAACAGCTGCCTGCAGGCGACAAGGCGGACAGTTGAACGCCTGATGGAACAAGGAATCATGAAGCCGATGGATGCTGAGGCTGCAGCCCGGCTACTGAACGGCGCAGCGCTCAATGCGGCTCTCTGGATCGCTGCGAGCGACGATCCCAAAGATGTCCTGCCGAAAGCTATCGAGGCCTTCCGCTCCCTGGCGACTGGTTTGCTGGCGAAGTCGATGTGA
- a CDS encoding PQQ-dependent sugar dehydrogenase — protein MEVFSSKAGFARMGFLALAAIASGVALGPARADLLARVPAAREMAVCGDIVFVGTKGSSVYAVPLSGGGARRAASGFSAANGVACSGGRLFVASRDSVTAFDIGRGGALSGRRDIRRGLPNSGAHSYRYIAVGPDSRLYVSFGSPCNICRPRGLQGTIVSMNQDGSDLRRVAWGVRNSVGFDWRGGTMYFTDNGADGMGDDIPPDELNALRPGGFYGFPYFGGQTRLEGFEDAAPPERQIPPVLDFQAHVAALGIHFFRSLGGDALVAQHGSWDRSVPVGYQVVRVRFRGGRPVSATTFLRDVGRPVDVKEAPDGSILVSDDAGGAVYVFRR, from the coding sequence ATGGAGGTCTTTTCCTCAAAAGCCGGGTTCGCTCGAATGGGTTTTCTCGCGCTGGCGGCGATCGCCTCCGGCGTGGCTCTCGGGCCGGCGCGGGCCGACCTGCTCGCTCGCGTTCCTGCCGCGCGCGAAATGGCGGTCTGCGGCGATATAGTGTTCGTCGGAACCAAGGGTTCCTCGGTCTATGCCGTGCCGTTGTCTGGCGGCGGCGCCCGGCGGGCCGCGTCCGGGTTCTCCGCTGCAAATGGAGTCGCATGCTCTGGCGGTCGGTTGTTCGTCGCTTCGAGGGACAGCGTAACCGCGTTCGACATCGGGCGCGGGGGCGCTCTGAGCGGCAGGCGCGATATTCGCCGAGGCCTGCCGAATTCGGGAGCCCATAGCTATCGCTATATCGCCGTCGGCCCCGATTCCCGGCTCTATGTCTCGTTTGGATCGCCTTGCAACATTTGCCGGCCGCGCGGGCTGCAGGGCACGATCGTCAGCATGAACCAGGACGGGTCCGATCTTCGCCGGGTCGCCTGGGGCGTGCGCAACTCGGTCGGCTTCGACTGGCGCGGCGGCACCATGTACTTTACCGACAACGGTGCCGACGGAATGGGCGACGATATCCCGCCCGACGAGCTCAACGCGCTTCGGCCGGGCGGCTTTTACGGCTTTCCGTATTTTGGAGGCCAGACCCGGCTCGAAGGGTTTGAGGACGCGGCGCCGCCCGAGCGGCAGATTCCGCCCGTCCTCGACTTTCAGGCGCATGTTGCGGCCCTCGGCATCCATTTCTTCCGCAGCCTCGGCGGCGACGCTTTGGTCGCCCAGCACGGCAGTTGGGACAGGTCGGTTCCCGTCGGGTATCAGGTCGTGCGGGTGCGCTTCCGGGGCGGCCGACCGGTTTCGGCGACGACGTTCCTCAGAGATGTCGGCCGGCCGGTGGACGTCAAGGAAGCGCCCGACGGTTCTATTCTCGTATCAGACGATGCCGGAGGAGCGGTTTACGTCTTCAGGCGATGA
- a CDS encoding OsmC family protein gives MKARIKWVEERTFVGESGSGHKLVFGTASGPEGRTPGPSPMELVLIGAGGCSAYDVVHILEKGREAVEDCTVELDAERAEQDPRVFTRIHMHFVVKGRGLAAKKVERAIALSLEKYCSASAMLAKTATITHDFAVIDTAVTSAR, from the coding sequence ATGAAAGCACGAATCAAATGGGTTGAAGAGCGAACGTTTGTCGGCGAGTCCGGGAGCGGTCACAAACTCGTATTCGGAACGGCCTCTGGGCCGGAGGGGCGAACGCCCGGGCCGAGCCCGATGGAACTGGTGCTGATCGGGGCCGGCGGCTGCTCGGCCTATGACGTCGTTCACATCCTCGAAAAGGGCCGCGAGGCGGTCGAGGACTGCACCGTCGAGCTCGACGCTGAGCGAGCCGAACAGGACCCGAGGGTCTTTACCCGCATCCATATGCACTTTGTGGTGAAGGGGCGCGGCCTCGCGGCGAAAAAGGTGGAGCGTGCGATCGCTCTGTCCCTGGAAAAATACTGCTCGGCGTCGGCGATGCTGGCGAAGACCGCCACCATCACCCATGACTTCGCCGTCATCGACACCGCCGTGACGAGTGCGCGCTAA
- the urtD gene encoding urea ABC transporter ATP-binding protein UrtD → MQEKKPKSLLYLDGVSVSFDGFKALNSLSFIVEPGELRAIIGPNGAGKTTMMDIITGKTRPDEGEVFFKGDIDLTRRDEAEIAQLGIGRKFQKPTVFENHTVWDNLELALNRSRGVFATLFYRLTTEDKARIEEILSTVRLTARRDDLAANLSHGQKQWLEIGMLLAQEPELLLVDEPVAGMTDAETAETAVLLKEIARTRSVVVVEHDMGFIRDLGVKVTCLAEGSVLAEGSIDFVSSDPKVIENYLGR, encoded by the coding sequence ATGCAAGAGAAGAAACCCAAGAGCCTGCTCTATCTCGACGGCGTCTCCGTCTCCTTCGATGGCTTCAAGGCGTTGAATTCGCTCTCCTTTATCGTCGAACCTGGGGAATTGCGGGCGATCATCGGCCCGAACGGCGCCGGCAAGACGACGATGATGGACATCATCACCGGCAAGACCCGACCCGACGAGGGCGAAGTCTTCTTCAAGGGCGATATCGATCTGACCCGGAGAGACGAGGCGGAGATCGCCCAGCTCGGCATCGGGCGCAAGTTCCAGAAGCCGACCGTGTTCGAAAATCACACCGTCTGGGACAATCTGGAGCTGGCGCTGAACCGCAGCCGCGGCGTCTTCGCGACGCTGTTCTATCGTCTGACGACGGAGGACAAGGCCCGTATCGAGGAAATCCTTTCGACCGTTCGCCTGACGGCGCGCCGCGACGACCTGGCAGCCAACCTCTCGCACGGCCAGAAGCAATGGCTGGAGATCGGCATGCTCCTTGCGCAGGAACCTGAGCTCCTGCTCGTCGACGAGCCGGTCGCCGGCATGACCGATGCGGAGACGGCCGAGACGGCTGTGCTGCTTAAGGAGATCGCCAGGACGCGCTCGGTCGTCGTCGTCGAACACGACATGGGCTTCATCCGCGATCTCGGCGTCAAGGTGACCTGCCTTGCCGAGGGCTCGGTTCTGGCGGAGGGCTCGATCGATTTCGTCAGCAGTGATCCGAAGGTGATCGAAAACTATCTCGGCCGATGA
- the urtB gene encoding urea ABC transporter permease subunit UrtB, which translates to MYRILQTVLVALVLFTAIPTAGLRAQEPLRDLVNALGTAKLSNMDEHIAALAKSGDPKIVPVLETLGDGNLYARKADGQVFLTREEGANLTLTDPLSGESVGEAPKSALQKIKVNNSVRRAVRAALGGLTLLSPDRNQRFRAAQSILQAPNAGALPTIENALAAEKDAAIRILLEQARATAILTSDRPGEEKRQAVQTLKQGGSREALSILTTALGTADETLKRDIEAALASIEQSQALWAAGQNIWYGLSLGSVLLLAAIGLAITFGVMGIINMAHGEMVMLGAYTTFLVQEIIRTSFPGLFDWSLAIALPLAFLVTGAVGLAIERGVIRFLYGRPLETLLATWGISLILQQAVRSIFGPTNREVGNPSWMSGAFDLGGLTVTWNRLWIILFALTVFAGLLFLLKKTPMGLQMRAVTQNRRMASSMGIRTPVVDALTFALGSGIAGMAGVALSQIDNVSPNLGQGYIIDSFMVVVFGGVGNLWGTLVGAFSLGILNKFLEPYAGAVLGKILVLVLIILFIQKRPRGLFALKGRAVEA; encoded by the coding sequence ATGTATCGCATCTTACAAACCGTGCTTGTGGCCCTGGTCCTTTTCACCGCGATCCCGACCGCGGGGCTGAGGGCGCAGGAGCCGTTGCGCGACCTCGTGAACGCGCTCGGCACGGCGAAGCTGTCCAACATGGACGAACATATCGCGGCGCTGGCAAAGAGCGGCGATCCCAAGATCGTGCCGGTCCTCGAAACGCTCGGCGACGGCAACCTCTATGCCCGCAAAGCTGATGGCCAAGTGTTCCTCACGCGTGAGGAGGGCGCGAACCTGACGCTGACCGATCCGCTTTCCGGCGAGAGCGTCGGCGAGGCGCCGAAGAGCGCACTGCAGAAGATCAAGGTCAACAACAGCGTGCGCCGTGCCGTGCGCGCCGCGCTCGGCGGCTTGACGCTGCTGAGCCCCGATCGCAATCAACGCTTCAGGGCCGCGCAGTCCATCCTGCAGGCACCCAACGCGGGTGCGCTCCCGACAATCGAAAACGCGCTCGCCGCCGAGAAAGATGCGGCCATCCGCATATTGCTCGAACAGGCGCGCGCAACGGCGATCCTCACCTCCGACCGTCCCGGCGAGGAGAAGCGACAGGCCGTTCAAACCCTGAAGCAAGGCGGCAGCCGCGAGGCGCTTTCCATTCTCACGACCGCCCTCGGCACGGCGGACGAGACGTTGAAGCGGGACATCGAAGCGGCGCTCGCGAGCATCGAGCAAAGCCAGGCGCTCTGGGCCGCCGGCCAGAATATCTGGTACGGGCTCTCGCTCGGCTCGGTGCTGCTGCTTGCCGCAATCGGCCTTGCCATCACCTTCGGCGTCATGGGCATCATCAACATGGCGCATGGCGAGATGGTGATGCTCGGCGCCTATACCACCTTTCTCGTGCAGGAGATCATCCGCACGTCCTTTCCGGGCCTCTTCGACTGGTCGCTGGCGATCGCACTGCCGCTCGCCTTCCTGGTTACCGGCGCTGTCGGGCTGGCGATCGAGCGCGGCGTCATCCGCTTCCTCTATGGCCGGCCGCTTGAAACGCTGCTTGCCACCTGGGGCATATCGCTGATCCTGCAGCAGGCGGTGCGTTCGATCTTCGGTCCGACCAACCGGGAGGTCGGCAATCCGTCATGGATGTCCGGCGCCTTCGACCTCGGCGGGTTGACGGTCACCTGGAACCGTCTCTGGATCATTCTTTTCGCGCTCACCGTCTTTGCAGGCCTTCTCTTCCTGTTGAAGAAGACGCCGATGGGCCTGCAGATGCGCGCGGTGACGCAGAACCGGCGGATGGCCTCCTCCATGGGCATCCGCACGCCCGTGGTCGATGCGCTCACCTTCGCGCTCGGCTCCGGGATTGCCGGCATGGCGGGCGTGGCGCTCTCGCAGATCGACAACGTCTCGCCGAACCTCGGCCAGGGCTACATCATCGACAGCTTCATGGTCGTGGTCTTCGGCGGCGTCGGCAATCTCTGGGGCACGCTCGTCGGCGCCTTCTCGCTCGGCATCCTCAACAAGTTCCTCGAGCCCTATGCCGGCGCCGTGCTCGGCAAGATCCTCGTGCTCGTGCTGATCATTCTCTTCATCCAGAAGCGGCCGCGCGGGCTGTTCGCACTCAAGGGCCGGGCGGTGGAAGCATGA
- the urtC gene encoding urea ABC transporter permease subunit UrtC: protein MITSFLIKSLDRTILVPVAILLALAVLIPALNLLTAPDHPLHVPTYLVSLFGKYLTYALLALALDLVWGFCGILSLGHAAFFALGGYAMGMYLMRQIGARGSYGNPLLPDFMVFLNWRELPWFWHGFDMFWFAALMVVLVPGLIAFVFGWFAFRSRVNGVYLSIITQAMTYALLLAFFRNDMGFGGNNGLTDFKDILGFNIQADGTRAALFAASALALAVSLVITSGIVRSKFGKVLVALRDAESRTRFLGYRVEHMKLFAFTVSAMMAGVAGALYVPQVGIINPGEFEPGNSIEVVIWTAVGGRGTLIGPIIGAILVNGGKSIFTAAFPEFWLFALGGLFVLVTLLMPKGIVGTAQHHLARRRSYREAARKERMSDKEAGLPAAEPMAAE from the coding sequence ATGATTACCTCGTTCCTCATCAAGTCGCTGGATCGCACCATTCTCGTACCCGTGGCGATCCTGCTAGCACTCGCCGTCCTTATTCCAGCGCTCAATCTCCTGACGGCGCCCGACCATCCGCTGCACGTGCCGACCTATCTCGTTTCGCTCTTCGGCAAATACCTGACCTATGCGCTGCTGGCGCTGGCGCTCGATCTCGTCTGGGGCTTCTGCGGCATTCTCTCGCTCGGCCACGCCGCCTTCTTTGCGCTCGGCGGCTATGCCATGGGCATGTACCTGATGCGCCAGATCGGCGCCCGCGGCTCCTACGGCAATCCGCTGCTGCCGGATTTCATGGTGTTCCTGAACTGGAGGGAACTGCCCTGGTTCTGGCATGGCTTCGACATGTTCTGGTTCGCGGCGCTGATGGTCGTCCTCGTACCGGGCCTCATCGCCTTCGTCTTCGGCTGGTTCGCCTTCCGCTCACGCGTCAACGGCGTCTATCTGTCGATCATCACCCAGGCGATGACCTATGCGCTGCTGCTCGCCTTCTTTAGGAACGACATGGGCTTCGGCGGCAACAACGGGCTGACGGACTTCAAGGACATTCTCGGCTTCAACATCCAGGCGGATGGAACCCGCGCCGCGCTCTTTGCCGCTTCCGCGCTGGCGCTTGCCGTTTCGCTCGTCATCACCTCGGGAATCGTGCGCTCGAAATTCGGCAAGGTGCTGGTGGCGCTGCGCGATGCCGAAAGCCGCACCCGCTTCCTGGGTTATCGCGTCGAGCACATGAAGCTCTTCGCCTTCACCGTCTCTGCGATGATGGCCGGTGTCGCCGGTGCCCTCTACGTGCCGCAGGTCGGCATCATCAATCCCGGCGAGTTCGAGCCCGGCAATTCGATCGAGGTGGTGATCTGGACGGCGGTCGGCGGCCGCGGCACGCTGATCGGTCCGATCATCGGCGCCATCCTCGTCAATGGCGGAAAGAGTATCTTTACCGCCGCCTTCCCGGAATTCTGGCTCTTTGCGCTGGGCGGGCTCTTCGTGCTCGTCACGCTGCTCATGCCGAAGGGCATTGTCGGCACGGCACAGCACCATCTTGCCCGGCGCCGCTCCTATCGCGAGGCCGCCCGGAAGGAAAGAATGAGCGACAAAGAGGCAGGCCTGCCGGCTGCCGAACCGATGGCCGCGGAGTGA
- a CDS encoding hybrid sensor histidine kinase/response regulator gives MAARQRIIPVRREYNRWVANQTLEDYALRFTAKSARRFSSERISQTAIGAISFLALEAIGGAITMSYGTTNAIVAILVASIMILLVGLPISRYAIRHGVDIDLLTRGASFGYIGSTITSLIYASFTFILFAIEASIMSGALELALGVPLWIGYIVSAVVVIPLVTHGVRLISKFQLMTQPFWIVLNILPFAFIAFADWEKVGLWLAYSGIHHASGPSGTVAPFDLVEFGAASAVIFALMAQIGEQVDFLRFLPPDGQRKLHHRIAIFLAGSGWVIVGAPKLLAGSFLVVLALSDGVPSTRAADPSQMYYTAFGYIFPSDTAALLLMVAFVVVSQLKINVMNAYAGSLAWSNFFSRLTHSHPGRVIWLVFNVAIALLLMELGIYRLLEETLGIFSIIAMAWLCAISADLFVNKPLALSPPGIEFKRAHLYDINPVGLGTMGISAVLALAAHFGAFGDIAASLAPYIALVTAFIASPLIAWWTEGKFYLARKPRKSWFRESEIACSICEHPFEPEDMAWCPAYAAPICSLCCSLDSRCHDMCKPKARLNTQIATVAKAILPEAVTAKLATRLGRYAISAVLSISGIGLILAMIAHQTTAASPETAAVVERTVAIVFFVFAIVTGVVCWFYVLAHDSRVVAEEESSRQNTLLLKEIAAHKKTDAALQNAKEAAEAANRAKSRYVVGLSHELRTPLNAVLGYAQILERDETIPPTRQGAIKVIKRSADHLSGLIDGLLDISKIEAGKLQVYSNEINIHDFLDQIVDMFRPQAQAKGIAFEHDRAASLPQYVRTDEKRLRQILVNLLSNALKFTERGRIRFGVGYRNQVATFTIEDSGRGISDKDLPRIFDPFQRGEAEHRMPGLGLGLTITRLLTQTLGGEISVTSERDKGTVFRVRLMLSAVDRPAALKDPVRRIRSYKGTRRTVVVVDDNEDHRDLMREVLAPLDFTVLTAASGRDCLTLIGDIKPDLFLIDISMPGMNGWELVTRLRESGQTAPAIMLSANIGDGSTAGTAGGHNDTLAKPFGVRQLVDKLAIHLGLEWIHEDDNKHANGKADPVTSPGHHHVEELIRLGEIGYVRGIDAKLTEIALNPENQAFAEAVRAYVRAFDLSGYDAFLKQLTAGEAETRG, from the coding sequence ATGGCGGCACGCCAGCGCATCATTCCCGTTCGACGAGAATACAATCGCTGGGTCGCCAACCAGACGCTTGAGGATTATGCGCTGCGGTTTACCGCCAAAAGTGCGCGGCGTTTTTCCTCCGAGCGCATCTCGCAGACGGCGATCGGCGCGATCTCCTTCCTGGCGCTTGAAGCCATCGGCGGCGCCATCACGATGTCCTACGGCACGACGAATGCGATCGTCGCGATCCTCGTCGCCAGCATCATGATCCTGCTCGTCGGCCTGCCGATCAGCCGCTACGCGATCCGCCATGGCGTCGACATCGACCTTCTGACGCGCGGCGCAAGCTTCGGCTATATCGGCTCGACGATCACCTCGCTGATCTATGCAAGCTTCACCTTCATTCTCTTTGCGATCGAGGCGTCGATCATGTCCGGGGCGCTGGAGCTTGCCCTCGGCGTACCGCTCTGGATCGGCTACATCGTCAGCGCAGTCGTGGTGATCCCGCTCGTGACCCACGGCGTCCGGCTGATCAGCAAGTTCCAGCTGATGACGCAACCTTTCTGGATCGTGCTCAACATCCTGCCCTTCGCCTTCATCGCGTTCGCCGATTGGGAAAAGGTAGGGCTTTGGCTTGCTTATTCCGGCATCCACCATGCCTCCGGCCCTTCCGGCACCGTCGCGCCCTTCGATCTCGTCGAGTTCGGCGCCGCCTCGGCGGTGATCTTCGCGCTGATGGCGCAGATCGGCGAACAGGTCGACTTCCTCCGCTTCCTGCCGCCGGACGGCCAGAGGAAGCTGCACCACCGCATCGCGATCTTTCTCGCCGGCTCCGGCTGGGTGATCGTCGGCGCGCCGAAGCTGCTGGCCGGTTCGTTTCTCGTCGTACTGGCGCTCAGCGACGGCGTGCCCTCGACCCGGGCCGCCGACCCGTCGCAGATGTACTACACCGCCTTCGGCTACATCTTCCCATCGGACACTGCAGCGCTTCTTTTGATGGTCGCCTTTGTCGTCGTCTCGCAGCTGAAGATCAATGTGATGAACGCCTATGCCGGCTCGCTTGCCTGGTCGAACTTCTTCTCGCGGCTCACTCACAGCCATCCCGGCCGCGTCATCTGGCTGGTCTTCAACGTGGCGATCGCGCTCCTCCTGATGGAGCTCGGCATCTACCGGCTGCTCGAGGAGACGCTCGGCATCTTCTCGATCATCGCCATGGCCTGGCTCTGCGCCATCTCGGCCGATCTCTTCGTCAACAAACCGCTGGCCTTGTCACCACCCGGCATCGAGTTCAAGCGCGCGCACCTCTACGACATCAATCCCGTCGGGCTCGGTACCATGGGGATCTCGGCGGTCCTTGCGCTCGCGGCGCATTTCGGCGCCTTCGGCGATATCGCCGCCTCGCTCGCCCCCTATATCGCCCTCGTCACGGCCTTCATCGCCTCGCCGCTGATCGCCTGGTGGACCGAGGGTAAATTCTATCTCGCGCGCAAGCCGCGCAAGAGCTGGTTCCGGGAGAGCGAGATCGCCTGCTCGATCTGCGAACATCCCTTCGAGCCGGAAGACATGGCCTGGTGCCCGGCCTATGCCGCACCGATCTGCTCGCTCTGCTGCTCGCTCGACAGCCGCTGCCACGACATGTGCAAGCCGAAAGCGCGGCTGAACACCCAGATCGCGACGGTCGCAAAGGCGATCCTGCCCGAGGCGGTAACCGCAAAGCTCGCCACGAGGCTCGGCCGCTACGCGATCTCCGCCGTCCTCTCGATCAGCGGCATCGGCCTCATTCTCGCGATGATCGCGCATCAGACGACCGCCGCCTCGCCCGAGACTGCGGCCGTCGTCGAGCGTACCGTCGCGATCGTCTTCTTCGTCTTCGCAATCGTCACCGGCGTCGTCTGCTGGTTCTACGTGCTCGCCCATGACAGCCGCGTCGTGGCGGAGGAAGAGTCCTCACGCCAGAACACGCTGCTCCTGAAAGAGATCGCCGCGCACAAGAAGACCGACGCCGCCTTGCAGAACGCCAAGGAAGCTGCGGAAGCGGCGAACCGGGCGAAGAGCCGCTATGTCGTGGGCTTGAGCCACGAGCTGCGCACGCCGCTCAACGCCGTGCTCGGCTATGCGCAAATCCTCGAGCGCGATGAGACCATACCGCCAACAAGGCAGGGGGCGATCAAGGTGATCAAGCGCAGCGCCGATCACCTCTCGGGCCTCATCGACGGCCTGCTCGATATATCCAAGATCGAAGCCGGCAAGCTGCAGGTCTATTCCAACGAAATCAACATTCACGATTTCCTCGATCAAATCGTCGACATGTTCCGCCCGCAAGCCCAGGCCAAGGGCATCGCCTTCGAACACGACCGTGCAGCGTCGCTGCCGCAATATGTACGAACGGACGAGAAGCGGCTGAGACAGATCCTCGTCAATCTGCTGTCGAATGCGCTGAAGTTCACCGAACGCGGCCGCATCCGCTTCGGCGTCGGCTATCGCAACCAGGTTGCCACCTTCACGATCGAGGACAGCGGCCGCGGCATCAGCGACAAGGACCTGCCGCGGATCTTCGATCCGTTCCAGCGCGGCGAGGCGGAACATCGCATGCCCGGGCTCGGGCTTGGCCTGACCATCACGCGCCTCCTCACCCAGACGCTCGGTGGCGAGATTTCCGTCACCAGCGAAAGGGACAAGGGCACGGTCTTCCGCGTCCGCCTGATGCTCTCCGCCGTCGACCGGCCGGCCGCACTCAAGGACCCGGTGCGCCGGATCCGCTCCTACAAGGGCACCCGCCGCACCGTCGTTGTCGTCGACGACAACGAGGATCACCGCGATCTGATGCGCGAGGTGCTGGCCCCGCTCGATTTCACCGTGCTGACGGCGGCGAGCGGACGGGACTGCCTGACGCTCATCGGGGACATCAAGCCCGACCTGTTCCTGATCGACATCTCCATGCCCGGCATGAATGGCTGGGAACTGGTGACGCGACTGCGTGAGAGCGGCCAGACCGCGCCGGCGATCATGCTGTCGGCCAATATCGGCGACGGATCGACGGCCGGCACCGCAGGCGGTCACAACGACACGCTCGCCAAACCCTTCGGGGTTCGCCAGCTCGTCGACAAGCTGGCGATCCATCTCGGCCTCGAATGGATCCATGAGGACGATAATAAGCACGCCAATGGCAAGGCCGATCCTGTGACCAGTCCCGGACACCACCATGTGGAGGAATTGATCCGGCTTGGGGAAATCGGCTACGTCAGGGGCATCGACGCGAAGCTGACGGAGATTGCCCTGAACCCTGAGAACCAGGCTTTTGCGGAGGCGGTGCGCGCCTATGTCCGTGCCTTCGACCTTTCCGGCTACGACGCTTTCCTGAAGCAGTTGACGGCAGGGGAGGCCGAGACACGTGGCTGA
- the urtA gene encoding urea ABC transporter substrate-binding protein yields MTIRARVCGAFLAAALSTTAFNGAFAAEDTIKVGILHSLSGTMAISETTLKDAMLMLIDEQNKKGGILGKKLEAVVVDPASDWPLFAEKARELISVDKVSAVFGCWTSVSRKSVLPVFEELNSILFYPVQYEGEESQRNVFYTGAAPNQQAIPAVDYLMENEEVERWVLAGTDYVYPRTTNKILEAYLISKGVKPEDIMINYTPFGHSDWQTIVSDIKKFGSAGKKTAVVSTINGDANVPFYKELANQGIKAEDIPVVAFSVGEEELAGLDTGPLVGHLAAWNYFHSVDNPANAEFIKTWKAYTKNDKRVSNDPMEAHYIGFNMWLKAVEKAGTTDTDAVLDAMVGISVPNLSGGYSTMMPNHHITKPVLIGEIQADGQFETVWETPGLVVGDEWSDYLPDSKDLIADWRAPMSCGNFNVATGKCGGKGS; encoded by the coding sequence ATGACTATCAGGGCACGCGTTTGCGGCGCATTCCTCGCTGCCGCCCTTTCAACCACTGCGTTCAACGGCGCGTTTGCCGCCGAGGACACGATCAAGGTCGGCATTCTTCATTCGCTTTCCGGCACCATGGCGATCTCCGAGACGACGCTCAAGGACGCCATGCTCATGCTGATCGATGAGCAGAACAAGAAGGGCGGCATTCTCGGCAAGAAGCTGGAGGCAGTCGTCGTCGACCCGGCTTCCGACTGGCCGCTCTTTGCCGAAAAGGCGCGCGAGCTGATCTCGGTCGACAAGGTTTCGGCCGTCTTCGGCTGCTGGACCTCCGTGTCGCGCAAATCGGTGCTGCCGGTCTTCGAGGAACTGAATTCGATCCTCTTCTATCCTGTCCAGTACGAGGGCGAGGAAAGCCAGCGTAACGTCTTTTACACCGGCGCCGCGCCGAACCAGCAGGCGATCCCCGCCGTCGATTATCTGATGGAAAACGAAGAGGTCGAGCGCTGGGTGCTCGCCGGCACCGACTACGTCTATCCGCGCACTACCAACAAGATCCTTGAAGCCTACCTGATCTCCAAGGGCGTGAAGCCCGAAGACATCATGATCAACTACACGCCCTTCGGCCATTCCGACTGGCAGACGATCGTTTCCGACATCAAGAAGTTCGGCTCGGCCGGCAAGAAGACCGCCGTCGTCTCGACGATCAACGGCGACGCCAACGTGCCGTTCTACAAGGAGCTCGCCAACCAGGGCATCAAGGCCGAGGACATCCCGGTCGTCGCCTTCTCCGTCGGCGAGGAAGAACTCGCCGGCCTCGACACCGGTCCGCTGGTCGGGCATCTGGCTGCCTGGAACTACTTCCATTCGGTCGACAATCCGGCCAATGCCGAATTCATCAAGACCTGGAAGGCCTATACCAAGAACGACAAGCGGGTGTCCAATGACCCGATGGAAGCCCACTATATCGGCTTCAACATGTGGCTGAAGGCGGTCGAAAAGGCCGGCACCACCGACACCGACGCCGTGCTCGACGCCATGGTCGGCATCTCCGTGCCGAACCTTTCCGGCGGCTATTCCACCATGATGCCGAACCACCACATCACCAAGCCGGTATTGATCGGCGAGATCCAGGCGGACGGCCAGTTCGAGACGGTCTGGGAAACGCCCGGCCTCGTGGTCGGCGACGAGTGGTCGGATTACCTGCCGGATTCGAAGGACCTGATCGCCGACTGGCGGGCCCCTATGTCCTGCGGCAACTTCAACGTCGCCACGGGAAAATGCGGCGGCAAGGGTTCCTGA